A genomic segment from Alistipes senegalensis JC50 encodes:
- a CDS encoding DUF4492 domain-containing protein encodes MNALRKVIRFYVEGFREMTVGRTLWAVILVKLFIMFAVLKVFFFPDPLAGKSPAEKADCLLENLAPPIPGAESSTQ; translated from the coding sequence ATGAACGCACTCCGCAAAGTGATCCGTTTCTATGTCGAAGGATTCCGCGAAATGACCGTGGGACGCACCCTGTGGGCCGTCATCCTCGTGAAACTCTTCATCATGTTCGCCGTGCTGAAGGTCTTCTTCTTCCCCGACCCGCTCGCCGGCAAGAGCCCCGCGGAGAAGGCCGACTGCCTGTTGGAAAACCTTGCGCCCCCGATCCCGGGAGCGGAATCCTCAACCCAATAA
- a CDS encoding BACON domain-containing protein, producing MRNLSLKSTLFLAVALGLAGSMASCDNDEPTPKDRYSIELSSDNLHFTEEGGNSSLTLSTNSQWEVNTSSDWVSFVPTQSGAAADKQSITVTALPFSEENSSRTTVISIKCGDISTDAVVRKFITVSQDGPVVEDREPGIYSLKDLTELGEAIASATKDTDPDYSKWQDENGVINLYNDINAGATPLPLMGGQDVKANDKSGAFGGIFDGNGHTISGRLESGGQPIVALFTRLAPTGIIRNLTVDVEATNDYTGSVQKHLAAIVGFSVTATSGYIENCTSKGTLTMTGSTPNPRVGGIVAYGRCNITGCSNYADIVSNSNRVAGINGAGGGAFTISDCKNYGTIRANCDAAQVGGIIGQLNGQTILGCENHGDITLTGGGKAVVGGIAGNSQGSSSIGSAESPCLNKGVITINGAETAPVAGSGVGGISGGMSAAVPIAYATNEGAVVSNIDDSSVAAGGIVGAITKAAPLTGCQNKASVTSAANAGGIVGSTTVATEINACGNTGDIVRLATATVPAAWFGGIAGQAPSAVLTNCTFGGTVLSAPGDNNNATGTAAQ from the coding sequence ATGAGAAACCTTAGTCTGAAATCAACTCTGTTTCTTGCCGTTGCACTCGGTCTTGCCGGGAGTATGGCCTCCTGCGACAACGACGAGCCGACACCGAAAGATCGCTATTCGATCGAACTCAGCAGCGACAATCTGCATTTCACGGAGGAGGGAGGCAATTCGAGCCTGACCCTTTCGACGAACAGCCAATGGGAGGTCAACACGTCGTCCGACTGGGTGAGCTTCGTCCCCACGCAAAGCGGCGCTGCCGCCGACAAGCAGAGCATCACCGTCACGGCGCTTCCCTTCAGCGAAGAGAACAGTTCGCGCACGACTGTCATTTCCATCAAGTGCGGCGACATCTCGACCGACGCCGTAGTCCGCAAATTCATCACCGTCAGCCAGGACGGCCCCGTCGTCGAAGACCGCGAACCGGGTATCTACTCACTGAAGGACCTGACCGAACTGGGCGAAGCGATCGCTTCGGCGACCAAAGACACCGATCCGGATTACAGCAAATGGCAGGACGAAAACGGCGTAATCAATCTCTACAACGACATCAACGCCGGAGCGACGCCGCTGCCGCTCATGGGCGGACAGGACGTCAAAGCCAACGACAAATCGGGAGCCTTCGGTGGCATCTTCGACGGCAACGGCCACACGATCTCGGGACGCCTCGAAAGCGGCGGACAGCCCATCGTGGCCCTCTTCACGCGTCTGGCCCCCACGGGCATCATCCGCAACCTCACGGTGGATGTCGAAGCGACCAACGATTACACGGGGAGCGTACAGAAACATCTTGCCGCCATCGTCGGCTTCTCGGTGACTGCGACGAGCGGCTATATCGAAAACTGCACCTCGAAAGGTACGCTGACCATGACCGGTTCGACGCCCAATCCGCGCGTCGGCGGCATCGTCGCCTACGGACGCTGCAACATCACCGGCTGCTCCAACTATGCCGACATCGTCTCCAACTCGAACCGTGTGGCAGGCATCAACGGTGCCGGAGGCGGAGCGTTCACCATCTCCGACTGCAAGAACTACGGCACCATCCGGGCGAACTGCGACGCCGCCCAGGTCGGCGGTATCATCGGACAGCTGAACGGTCAAACCATCCTCGGCTGCGAGAACCACGGCGACATCACACTGACAGGCGGCGGAAAGGCCGTAGTGGGCGGCATCGCCGGAAACAGCCAGGGTTCCAGCTCGATCGGATCGGCCGAATCGCCGTGTCTGAACAAGGGTGTCATCACGATCAACGGCGCTGAGACCGCACCCGTCGCGGGGAGCGGCGTCGGAGGCATCTCGGGCGGCATGTCGGCCGCGGTCCCCATCGCATACGCCACCAACGAAGGCGCCGTCGTCAGCAATATCGATGACAGCAGCGTCGCAGCCGGCGGCATCGTGGGCGCGATCACCAAGGCCGCCCCGCTCACCGGCTGCCAGAACAAAGCGTCGGTCACTTCGGCGGCCAACGCCGGAGGCATCGTAGGATCGACGACGGTCGCAACGGAGATCAACGCCTGCGGCAACACGGGCGACATCGTCCGGCTGGCCACGGCGACCGTTCCGGCGGCCTGGTTCGGAGGTATCGCGGGCCAGGCTCCCTCGGCAGTCCTCACGAACTGCACTTTCGGAGGCACCGTGCTCAGCGCGCCCGGCGACAACAACAACGCAACAGGAACTGCGGCCCAATAG
- a CDS encoding SusC/RagA family TonB-linked outer membrane protein, with the protein MKRVFTAKLRSRLLLAACSLLLSMQLHAQNITMNFKGTVQQAIELLQKNYNYSVVIKTNGVDLKKQIEVKASNKTVGEVVNQIFASQNVACSVEGRNILVKSKEPEKDGDAQKVRLITVRGTVTDASGMPIPGAAVYNRQTQRGTVCDARGQYTLQVPANSQITVSFLGYDDLSVAVNNKTLVNVSLTEKASDIDEIVVIGYGTQKKSDVTGAVAQINMEKMADKQSISLADYLRGSVAGLNIQRSASTSGQTSFEIRGQTSLGTTTSPLLVVDGMIFNGELNDINPNDIASVSVMKDASSAAVYGANAANGVIIITTKEGTGDKPTIRFDAKTSLSILTRKPASYDVNGYLQVRADKLIGEGAINQTKPEYYTNPYKLQGVDLATWMGYSNAGAYADPTEVWLDRLALRPNEKTNYYNYRSTDWVDDVFRTGVIQDYNVSVSGKSKSLSYYWSAGFLDNKGVVRNDDYQNVRTRVNLSNKITDFLEVGIRANLSSAKNDGQPADWAVAYNNSPLGDKYNEDGTYTWYPNGDNMAKNPFEKTQWDVYKRTTSILGTVYAKISLPWGFAFESSFNNRWKFQDDNSYKPSWTLDGSAGEGIASRRNTRQYDWSIENILRWNMTFNDIHRFDVTLLQSAAKWKQHQTTAGASKFTTSELLGWHALDMAEIQTSASEDQVDTKASYMARLNYTLMDRYMLSFTIRRDGYSAFGQQNPWADFPAVAAAWRISEEDFMKSVNWISNLKLRFSYGKNGNSNIGRYTALAGLANDFYLTEDKQNVVTLYPTSMGNSQLMWEETLAMNFGLDWGLFKNRLNVTAEVYKMKTTNMLMDRGLPTLTGYSKVKANLGQVNNKGLEITINSVNLNTKNLRWTSDLTFSLNRNEIKHLYGDLVPVTDSDGNIVNWKESDDPTNGWYIGHAIDEIYGYKITGVWQNDEAAEAMALGFSPGDYKTYLKEGNTSYSTDDYLWQGYTKPRYRIALNNSFTLFDNLTVSFMLRSELGHKKANNEICVGSYADRVSQMKFPYWTPENQSNYWGKLGARRTGTLYRNASFLRIENVSIAYSLPKRWINKIALQNAKVFFNLDNAYCFDDWLYWDVETKAPTPMTFTFGINFTL; encoded by the coding sequence ATGAAACGCGTATTCACCGCCAAACTACGTTCCCGGTTACTGCTCGCCGCATGCAGCCTGCTGCTGTCCATGCAGCTCCATGCGCAGAATATCACCATGAACTTCAAGGGAACCGTACAACAGGCCATCGAACTGTTGCAGAAGAACTACAACTATTCGGTCGTCATCAAAACGAACGGCGTCGATCTGAAAAAACAGATCGAGGTCAAAGCCTCGAACAAAACCGTCGGCGAGGTCGTGAACCAGATCTTCGCCTCGCAGAACGTCGCCTGCTCGGTCGAAGGGCGCAACATCCTCGTAAAGAGCAAAGAACCCGAGAAAGACGGAGACGCGCAGAAAGTCCGGCTGATCACCGTGCGGGGTACCGTTACGGACGCCTCCGGCATGCCGATCCCCGGCGCTGCGGTCTACAACCGGCAAACCCAGCGGGGCACCGTCTGCGACGCCCGGGGACAGTACACCCTGCAAGTGCCGGCCAACAGCCAAATCACCGTCTCGTTCCTGGGATACGACGACCTCAGCGTCGCGGTCAACAACAAGACCCTGGTCAACGTCTCGCTGACCGAAAAGGCGTCGGACATCGACGAAATCGTGGTCATCGGCTACGGAACGCAGAAGAAGAGCGATGTCACGGGAGCCGTGGCGCAGATCAACATGGAGAAGATGGCCGACAAGCAGTCGATCTCGCTGGCCGATTACCTGCGCGGTTCGGTCGCGGGCCTCAACATCCAGCGGAGCGCCTCGACCAGCGGCCAGACCTCGTTCGAAATCCGCGGCCAAACCTCGCTCGGAACCACGACCTCGCCGCTGCTGGTCGTTGACGGGATGATCTTCAACGGGGAGCTGAACGACATCAACCCCAATGACATCGCCTCCGTGTCGGTTATGAAGGACGCTTCGTCGGCCGCGGTCTACGGAGCCAATGCCGCCAACGGCGTCATCATCATCACCACCAAGGAGGGCACGGGCGACAAACCCACGATCCGCTTCGACGCCAAGACCAGCCTTTCGATCCTGACCCGGAAGCCCGCGAGCTACGACGTGAACGGCTATCTGCAAGTGCGCGCCGACAAACTCATCGGCGAAGGCGCCATCAACCAGACCAAACCCGAATATTACACCAACCCTTACAAACTTCAGGGCGTGGACCTCGCAACGTGGATGGGCTACTCCAATGCCGGCGCCTACGCCGACCCCACCGAAGTCTGGCTGGACCGTCTGGCCCTGCGCCCCAACGAAAAGACGAACTACTACAACTACCGATCGACGGACTGGGTGGACGACGTTTTCCGCACGGGCGTGATTCAGGACTACAACGTCAGCGTATCGGGCAAGTCGAAGAGCCTGAGCTATTATTGGTCGGCCGGATTTCTCGACAACAAGGGCGTGGTCCGGAACGACGACTACCAGAACGTCCGCACCCGCGTGAACCTCTCCAACAAGATCACCGACTTTCTGGAAGTGGGCATCCGGGCCAACCTGTCGAGCGCCAAAAACGACGGACAGCCCGCCGACTGGGCCGTCGCCTACAACAACAGCCCGCTGGGCGACAAATACAACGAGGACGGCACCTACACCTGGTATCCGAACGGCGACAACATGGCCAAAAACCCGTTCGAGAAGACCCAGTGGGACGTTTACAAGCGCACGACCAGCATTCTGGGAACCGTCTATGCCAAGATCAGCCTGCCGTGGGGATTCGCTTTCGAGAGCTCGTTCAACAACCGCTGGAAATTCCAGGACGACAATTCGTACAAACCCTCGTGGACGCTCGACGGCTCGGCGGGCGAAGGCATCGCCTCGCGCCGGAATACCCGTCAATACGACTGGTCGATCGAGAACATCCTCCGCTGGAACATGACCTTCAACGACATCCACCGTTTCGACGTGACGCTCCTGCAAAGCGCCGCCAAATGGAAACAGCACCAGACGACCGCCGGAGCGAGCAAGTTCACCACCTCGGAACTGCTGGGCTGGCACGCCCTGGACATGGCCGAGATACAGACCTCGGCGTCCGAGGATCAGGTGGACACCAAAGCCTCCTACATGGCCCGTCTGAACTATACGCTCATGGACCGCTACATGCTCTCGTTCACCATCCGCCGCGACGGTTATTCGGCATTCGGGCAGCAGAATCCGTGGGCCGATTTCCCGGCCGTGGCCGCCGCATGGCGCATCTCGGAAGAGGATTTCATGAAGTCGGTGAACTGGATCAGCAACCTGAAGCTCCGCTTCTCCTACGGTAAGAACGGCAACAGCAACATCGGCCGTTACACAGCGCTGGCCGGTCTGGCCAACGATTTCTACCTGACCGAAGACAAGCAGAACGTCGTGACGCTCTACCCCACCTCCATGGGCAACAGCCAGCTGATGTGGGAAGAGACGCTGGCCATGAACTTCGGTCTGGACTGGGGGCTCTTCAAAAACCGCCTCAACGTCACGGCCGAGGTGTACAAGATGAAGACGACCAACATGCTGATGGACCGCGGTCTGCCGACGCTCACGGGCTACTCCAAGGTGAAGGCCAACCTCGGTCAGGTCAACAACAAAGGTCTGGAGATCACGATCAACTCGGTGAACCTCAACACCAAAAACCTGCGCTGGACCTCCGACCTGACCTTCTCGCTCAACCGCAACGAGATCAAACACCTCTACGGCGACCTGGTCCCCGTGACGGACAGCGACGGCAACATCGTCAACTGGAAGGAGTCCGACGACCCGACCAACGGCTGGTACATCGGCCATGCCATCGACGAGATCTACGGCTACAAGATCACCGGCGTCTGGCAGAACGACGAAGCGGCCGAGGCCATGGCCCTCGGATTCTCGCCCGGCGACTACAAGACCTACCTCAAAGAGGGCAACACGAGCTACTCGACGGACGACTACCTCTGGCAGGGTTACACCAAACCCCGTTACCGCATCGCCCTGAACAACTCGTTCACGCTCTTCGACAACCTCACCGTCTCCTTCATGCTCCGCTCGGAACTGGGACACAAGAAGGCCAACAACGAGATCTGCGTAGGCAGCTATGCCGACCGGGTGTCGCAGATGAAATTCCCCTATTGGACGCCGGAAAACCAGTCGAACTACTGGGGCAAGCTGGGAGCCAGACGCACGGGAACGCTCTACCGCAACGCATCGTTCCTGCGCATCGAGAACGTGTCGATCGCTTACAGCCTGCCCAAGCGGTGGATCAACAAGATCGCCCTGCAAAACGCCAAGGTCTTCTTCAACCTCGACAACGCCTACTGCTTCGACGACTGGCTCTACTGGGATGTCGAAACCAAGGCACCGACCCCCATGACATTCACCTTCGGCATTAACTTCACCTTATAA
- a CDS encoding enoyl-ACP reductase, translating to MAYNLLKGKKGLIFGALNEQSIAWKVAERAVEEGAEIVLTNTAVSIRMGTISKLAEKCNTIVVPADATSVADLENLIDKTMEHFGGKFDFMLHSIGMSPNVRKGRTYDDLDYDFLSKTLDISAISFHKVIQVARKKDAINDWGSIVALSYIAAQRTLYGYNDMADAKALLESIARSFGYIYGREKHVRVNTVSQSPTPTTAGSGVLGLGDLMSFADSMAPLGNASAEDCADYVLTLFSDLTRKVTMQNLYHDGGFSSMGMSRRAMKTYENGMRFDDVHQNQYPFGKPEEK from the coding sequence ATGGCATACAATTTACTGAAAGGAAAGAAGGGACTTATTTTCGGAGCTCTGAACGAGCAATCCATTGCCTGGAAGGTGGCGGAGCGCGCCGTGGAGGAGGGGGCCGAGATCGTCCTCACCAATACTGCCGTATCTATCCGCATGGGAACCATCTCGAAGCTGGCCGAGAAGTGCAACACGATCGTCGTTCCGGCCGACGCCACGAGCGTCGCGGACCTCGAAAACCTCATCGACAAGACGATGGAGCATTTCGGCGGCAAGTTCGACTTCATGCTCCACTCGATCGGCATGTCGCCCAACGTCCGCAAGGGCCGCACCTACGACGATCTGGATTACGATTTCCTTTCCAAGACGCTCGACATTTCGGCCATTTCGTTCCACAAGGTCATTCAGGTGGCCCGTAAGAAGGACGCCATCAACGACTGGGGTTCGATCGTGGCGCTTTCGTACATCGCGGCCCAGCGCACGCTCTACGGCTACAACGACATGGCCGACGCCAAGGCGCTGCTGGAGTCCATCGCCCGCAGTTTCGGCTACATCTACGGCCGTGAGAAGCACGTGCGGGTCAACACCGTGTCGCAGTCGCCGACGCCGACCACCGCGGGAAGCGGCGTGCTGGGGCTGGGCGACCTGATGTCGTTCGCCGACAGCATGGCTCCGCTGGGCAACGCCTCGGCCGAGGACTGCGCCGACTACGTGCTGACGCTCTTCTCGGACCTCACGCGCAAGGTGACGATGCAGAACCTCTACCACGACGGCGGATTCTCGTCGATGGGCATGAGCCGCCGCGCGATGAAGACCTACGAGAACGGAATGCGTTTCGACGACGTGCATCAGAATCAGTATCCGTTCGGCAAACCGGAGGAGAAATAG
- a CDS encoding cytochrome d ubiquinol oxidase subunit II gives MDTLTFLQHYWWFIISLLGALLVFLMFVQGGQALLYDIGRTEEERNMLVNSLGRKWEFTFTTLVTFGGAFFASFPLFYSTSFGGAFYVWMAILFCFVLQAVAYEYRRKPANVFGKRTFNAFLLINGVLGPLLIGTAVGTFFTGAEFTVDRLNLANQGGAAVISQWATPWHGLEAVAEWRNVLLGAAVALLAMTLACQYFMNNIDDETILRRAQSRMRLFGVLFVVCFVAWLLALLLANGRAADAAGTISVEPYKYLRNLLEMPYVTVVLLLGVVSVLWSIRLGWCGSRRAVWFGGAGTVLTVLSLLLLAGWNGTAYYPSLTDMQSSLTITNSSSSLFTLRTMAWVSLFVPFVAAYIWYAWRAMNRRPITREEIRGDDHQY, from the coding sequence ATGGATACCTTGACTTTTCTTCAGCACTACTGGTGGTTCATCATTTCGCTTTTGGGGGCCCTGCTGGTCTTCCTGATGTTCGTGCAGGGCGGACAGGCGCTGCTGTACGACATAGGCCGCACGGAGGAGGAGCGCAACATGCTCGTCAACTCGCTGGGCCGCAAGTGGGAATTCACCTTCACGACGCTCGTCACGTTCGGCGGCGCGTTCTTCGCCTCGTTCCCGCTCTTTTACTCCACGTCGTTCGGCGGGGCGTTCTACGTCTGGATGGCCATTCTCTTCTGCTTCGTGCTGCAAGCCGTGGCCTACGAATACCGCCGCAAACCCGCCAACGTCTTCGGCAAGCGGACTTTCAACGCCTTTCTGCTGATTAACGGCGTCCTGGGGCCGCTGCTGATCGGCACCGCCGTGGGGACCTTCTTCACGGGAGCGGAATTCACGGTCGATCGCCTCAACCTCGCCAATCAGGGCGGCGCAGCGGTCATCTCGCAATGGGCGACGCCGTGGCACGGACTCGAAGCCGTCGCCGAGTGGCGCAACGTCCTGCTGGGTGCGGCGGTCGCCCTGCTGGCCATGACCCTCGCGTGCCAGTATTTCATGAACAACATCGACGACGAGACGATCCTCCGCCGCGCGCAGAGCCGCATGCGGCTGTTCGGGGTGCTGTTCGTCGTCTGCTTCGTGGCGTGGCTCCTGGCCCTCCTCCTCGCCAACGGACGGGCCGCCGATGCCGCGGGCACGATCTCGGTCGAGCCTTACAAATACCTCCGCAACCTGCTCGAAATGCCTTACGTCACGGTCGTACTGCTCCTCGGCGTGGTTTCGGTGCTGTGGAGCATCCGGCTCGGATGGTGCGGCAGCCGCCGTGCGGTATGGTTCGGAGGCGCCGGCACGGTCCTCACGGTGCTGTCGCTGCTTCTGCTGGCCGGGTGGAACGGCACGGCCTACTACCCCTCGCTGACGGACATGCAGTCGTCGCTGACGATCACGAACTCCTCGTCGAGCCTCTTCACGCTCAGGACGATGGCGTGGGTGTCGCTCTTCGTGCCGTTCGTGGCGGCCTACATCTGGTACGCCTGGCGGGCCATGAACCGCCGCCCGATCACCCGCGAGGAGATCCGCGGCGACGACCACCAATACTGA
- a CDS encoding FecR family protein, which produces MQQFSKKTLRNFFFGTPASDEREQVSSWFTAEGENPEFENELYVLWNELPESIDRASSRKGFERFSASLAHKGIGGAAGPRKTIRRIGKWAVRVAACLAVPLAVFALYLNGQAQKPKNWIEKHVAYGEKMQVTLPDNSTVWLNAGSKIIYPEKFNRKVRQVFVTGEVYADIEKDPSRPFFLSVGNLNIKVLGTKFNVKSYPEQSKTEVSLVEGSISLEANFNGFTRQYTLEPGNYMSIDHRTGAVDTFQFSPASYTSWSEENGGLYFRNQTLEEITADLERKFNVKIILRDEQLKHERYFASFVNNESLDDILKFLKLGSSFQYVSNKNVIDIYKHRTQPKQAI; this is translated from the coding sequence ATGCAGCAATTTTCAAAGAAAACGTTACGGAATTTTTTCTTCGGCACCCCGGCATCCGATGAAAGGGAGCAGGTCAGCTCGTGGTTTACCGCCGAGGGCGAAAACCCCGAGTTCGAGAACGAACTCTACGTCCTGTGGAACGAACTGCCGGAATCCATCGACCGGGCCTCCTCCCGCAAAGGGTTCGAACGTTTTTCCGCCTCGCTGGCCCATAAAGGCATCGGCGGGGCGGCGGGCCCCCGCAAAACGATCCGCAGGATCGGGAAGTGGGCCGTGAGAGTTGCAGCATGCCTGGCGGTGCCGCTCGCCGTTTTCGCGCTCTATCTGAACGGACAGGCCCAGAAACCCAAGAACTGGATCGAGAAACACGTGGCCTACGGAGAGAAAATGCAGGTGACGCTGCCCGACAACTCGACGGTCTGGCTGAATGCGGGGAGCAAGATCATCTATCCGGAGAAATTCAACCGGAAGGTCCGGCAGGTATTCGTCACCGGAGAGGTCTACGCCGACATCGAGAAGGACCCGTCGCGCCCCTTCTTCCTCTCGGTCGGGAACCTCAACATCAAGGTACTGGGGACGAAATTCAATGTGAAATCCTACCCCGAACAATCGAAGACCGAAGTGTCGCTGGTCGAAGGGAGCATCTCGCTGGAAGCGAATTTCAACGGTTTCACCAGACAGTACACCCTCGAACCGGGCAACTACATGAGCATCGACCACCGCACGGGCGCCGTCGATACGTTCCAGTTCTCGCCCGCGAGCTACACTTCGTGGAGCGAGGAGAACGGGGGTCTCTACTTCCGCAACCAGACGCTCGAAGAGATCACCGCCGATCTGGAACGCAAGTTCAACGTAAAGATCATACTCCGGGACGAACAGCTCAAGCACGAACGTTACTTCGCCTCGTTCGTGAACAACGAATCGCTGGACGACATCCTCAAATTCCTGAAACTGGGCAGTTCGTTCCAATACGTCTCGAATAAAAATGTCATCGACATTTACAAGCACCGAACCCAACCGAAACAAGCAATTTAA
- a CDS encoding cytochrome ubiquinol oxidase subunit I yields MLSDYLSTVDWSRAQFAMTAIYHWLFVPLTLGLGFLIAVMETLYVRTKDEFWLRTTKFWMRLFGINFAIGVATGLILEFEFGTNWSNYSHFVGDIFGAPLAIEGIFAFFLESTFIAVMFFGWRKVSSGFHLAATWLTAIGANLSAWWILVANAWMQHPVGCDFNLETVRNEMTSFSAVALSPVAVNKFFHTVTSSFVLAALFVVGVSAWYLLRRREQQMARKSIAVASAFGFVFALITAFTGDRSGAIVARVQPMKLAAMEALYEGQEGAPLTAVGILRPNGPVNGETFRFQIGIPKMLSLMSFRDADAFVPGIYDLVYGNEERGIMSAAEKIERGRTAVDELGRYRAAREAGDTAAIQVIQSKFDRSTPEGEAFLRDHFAYFGYGYLDRPEQIVPNVPLLFYSFRVMVGAGCFFILLLGVVWWLNRKDRLADKRWLLWVAVWTVPLAYLASQAGWIVAEVGRQPWAIQDLMPVGVAASKIPSGSVSVTFFLFLALFTALLVAELSIMFRQIKIGPKND; encoded by the coding sequence ATGCTATCCGACTACCTATCAACCGTCGATTGGTCGCGTGCGCAATTCGCCATGACGGCCATCTACCACTGGCTGTTCGTCCCGCTGACGCTCGGACTGGGATTCCTGATCGCCGTCATGGAAACCCTCTACGTCCGCACGAAGGACGAATTCTGGCTCCGGACCACCAAATTCTGGATGCGACTCTTCGGCATCAATTTCGCCATCGGCGTCGCCACGGGGCTGATCCTCGAATTCGAGTTCGGCACCAACTGGTCCAACTATTCGCACTTCGTGGGCGACATCTTCGGCGCCCCGCTGGCCATCGAAGGCATCTTCGCCTTCTTCCTCGAATCGACCTTCATCGCCGTGATGTTCTTCGGCTGGCGCAAGGTTTCGAGCGGCTTCCACCTCGCGGCCACGTGGCTCACGGCCATCGGGGCCAACCTCTCGGCCTGGTGGATTCTCGTGGCCAACGCATGGATGCAGCACCCCGTGGGATGCGATTTCAACCTCGAAACCGTGCGCAACGAGATGACCTCGTTCTCGGCCGTGGCGCTGTCGCCCGTGGCCGTCAACAAGTTCTTCCACACCGTCACCTCGTCGTTCGTGCTCGCGGCGCTGTTCGTCGTGGGCGTCTCGGCATGGTACCTGCTGCGCCGGCGCGAACAGCAGATGGCCCGCAAGAGCATCGCCGTCGCCTCGGCCTTCGGATTCGTCTTCGCCCTAATCACGGCCTTCACGGGCGACCGTTCGGGAGCCATCGTGGCTCGCGTGCAGCCCATGAAGCTGGCCGCGATGGAGGCCCTCTACGAAGGGCAGGAGGGTGCGCCACTCACCGCCGTGGGCATACTGCGGCCCAACGGCCCGGTCAACGGCGAAACCTTCCGGTTCCAGATCGGCATCCCGAAAATGCTCTCGCTGATGAGCTTCCGCGACGCCGACGCCTTCGTGCCGGGCATCTACGACCTGGTCTACGGCAACGAGGAGCGCGGCATCATGTCCGCCGCCGAGAAGATCGAGCGCGGACGCACGGCCGTGGACGAACTGGGCCGCTATCGCGCCGCGCGCGAGGCGGGCGACACGGCGGCCATTCAGGTCATCCAGAGCAAATTCGACCGTTCGACCCCCGAGGGCGAAGCGTTCCTGCGCGACCACTTCGCCTATTTCGGCTACGGGTATCTCGACCGTCCCGAGCAGATCGTGCCCAACGTGCCGCTGCTGTTCTATTCGTTCCGCGTGATGGTCGGTGCGGGCTGCTTCTTCATCCTGCTGCTGGGCGTCGTCTGGTGGCTCAACCGCAAAGACCGCCTCGCCGACAAACGCTGGCTGCTGTGGGTGGCCGTGTGGACCGTCCCGCTGGCCTACCTCGCCTCGCAGGCCGGATGGATCGTGGCCGAGGTCGGACGCCAGCCGTGGGCCATTCAGGACCTGATGCCCGTGGGCGTCGCGGCCTCGAAGATCCCCAGCGGATCGGTCTCCGTGACCTTCTTCCTCTTCCTGGCGCTCTTCACCGCGCTGCTCGTCGCCGAACTGAGCATCATGTTCCGGCAGATCAAAATAGGACCTAAAAACGACTAA